Proteins from a genomic interval of Alphaproteobacteria bacterium:
- a CDS encoding triose-phosphate isomerase, producing the protein MDGRFWVGTSWKMNKTLAEAEAFADALLRAPRPDDPSLVRFVIPPFTAVREVKRRLAGSDVLVGAQTMHWDDSGAWTGEISPVMLRDCGADLVELGHSERRTHFGETDEAIGRKVAAALRHGLVPLVCIGETAAEKDRGATASVLERQVHGALAGVDALAAGTVLLAYEPVWAIGAGGVPASPDYAQAQHALIRRIAAEACGAALPVLYGGSVTLENCAALAARPAIDGLFVGRAAWDAEGYLAIVDRAAAAR; encoded by the coding sequence GTGGACGGACGCTTCTGGGTCGGCACCAGCTGGAAGATGAACAAGACGCTGGCCGAGGCCGAGGCCTTCGCCGATGCGCTGCTGCGCGCGCCGCGACCCGACGATCCGTCGCTGGTCCGCTTCGTGATCCCGCCGTTCACCGCGGTGCGCGAGGTCAAGCGCCGGCTGGCCGGCAGCGACGTGCTGGTCGGAGCCCAGACCATGCACTGGGACGACTCCGGTGCGTGGACCGGCGAGATCTCGCCGGTGATGCTGCGCGACTGCGGCGCCGACCTGGTCGAACTCGGCCACAGCGAACGGCGCACCCACTTCGGCGAGACCGACGAAGCCATCGGGCGCAAGGTGGCCGCGGCCCTGCGCCACGGCCTGGTGCCGCTGGTCTGCATCGGCGAGACCGCGGCCGAGAAGGACCGGGGCGCGACGGCGTCCGTGCTGGAGCGCCAGGTGCACGGCGCGCTGGCCGGCGTGGACGCCCTGGCAGCAGGGACGGTGCTGCTGGCCTATGAACCGGTGTGGGCGATCGGCGCCGGCGGCGTGCCGGCGTCGCCCGACTACGCGCAGGCCCAGCACGCGCTGATCAGGCGGATCGCCGCCGAGGCGTGCGGTGCCGCGCTGCCGGTCCTCTACGGCGGCAGCGTCACCCTGGAGAATTGCGCCGCGCTGGCGGCACGGCCGGCGATCGACGGCCTGTTCGTCGGCCGCGCGGCCTGGGACGCGGAAGGCTATCTGGCGATCGTCGACCGGGCGGCCGCCGCGCGCTGA
- a CDS encoding glycerol-3-phosphate dehydrogenase/oxidase: MPETGETGAARRARLLAAARARGRFPVVIVGAGINGLGTFRDLCLQGVDCLIVDRGDYCSGTSAAPSRMIHGGLKYLETGEFRLVAESVRERNRLLRNAPHLVRPLEMVIPLPRRFGGELASALRFLGLKTKMRRRGKLIIEAGLTAYDFFGRKTRVMPPHRSISRAELYATLPDLAEGMIGGSSYFDAQIAIPERLGVELALDGMAANPASVALNHVAVEGRDGTALRLVDRIGGDAFTVQPDLVINAAGPWIDRTNRAMAAESTLIGGTKGSHLLLDLPALRDELGDRMVYFDPGDGRLLLVAQLEGRVLLGSTDIPADDPDAAVCGDDEIDYMLDGLRAVFPRIGATRRHIVFTYCGVRPLPRGDSSDPGAISRDHSIAVAEPAGDRSFPILSLVGGKWTTFRAFAEQTADMVLARLGAPRRTGTLELAIGGGHGLSNRAEDWSRLHAEVAERLGGDGTRAWALVRRFGARSLEAVPYCRGSADPLTTLPGIGRGEIAFMAETEQVEHIADLALRRTSIALAGHLTSAAVRELAEVVGELRGWDAARRDAEAEGLAEAMLRRHRIDIATGRLV; encoded by the coding sequence ATGCCGGAGACAGGCGAGACGGGCGCGGCCCGGCGGGCGCGGTTGCTGGCGGCGGCGCGGGCGCGCGGCCGCTTTCCTGTGGTGATCGTCGGCGCCGGCATCAATGGCCTCGGCACCTTTCGCGACCTCTGCCTGCAGGGAGTCGACTGCCTGATCGTCGACCGCGGCGACTATTGCTCCGGCACCAGCGCGGCGCCGTCGCGGATGATCCATGGCGGCCTGAAGTACCTGGAGACCGGCGAGTTCCGGCTGGTGGCGGAATCGGTGCGCGAGCGCAATCGGCTGCTGCGCAACGCCCCGCACCTGGTCCGGCCGCTGGAGATGGTGATCCCGCTGCCGCGTCGGTTCGGCGGCGAGCTGGCCTCGGCGCTGCGCTTCCTGGGGTTGAAGACGAAGATGCGCCGGCGCGGCAAGCTGATCATCGAGGCCGGGCTGACCGCCTACGACTTCTTCGGCCGCAAGACCCGGGTGATGCCGCCGCATCGCAGCATCTCGCGCGCCGAGCTCTATGCCACGCTGCCGGATCTGGCCGAGGGCATGATCGGCGGCAGCTCGTATTTCGATGCCCAGATCGCGATTCCGGAGCGGCTGGGGGTGGAACTGGCGCTGGACGGGATGGCGGCCAATCCGGCCAGCGTCGCGCTGAACCACGTTGCAGTGGAGGGCCGCGACGGTACCGCATTGCGGCTGGTCGACCGGATCGGCGGCGACGCCTTCACCGTCCAACCCGACCTCGTGATCAACGCGGCCGGGCCGTGGATCGACCGCACCAACCGGGCGATGGCGGCCGAAAGCACCCTGATCGGCGGCACCAAGGGCTCGCACCTGCTGCTCGACCTGCCGGCGCTGCGCGACGAACTCGGCGACCGCATGGTCTATTTCGATCCCGGCGACGGCCGGCTGCTGCTGGTCGCGCAGCTCGAGGGCCGGGTGCTGCTGGGGTCGACCGACATCCCGGCCGACGACCCGGACGCCGCGGTCTGCGGCGACGACGAAATCGACTACATGCTGGACGGGCTGCGCGCCGTGTTCCCGCGAATCGGCGCCACCCGTCGGCACATCGTCTTCACCTATTGCGGGGTGCGCCCGCTGCCGCGCGGCGACAGCAGCGACCCCGGCGCGATCAGCCGCGACCATTCGATCGCGGTGGCCGAGCCAGCAGGCGACCGCAGCTTCCCGATCCTGTCGCTGGTCGGCGGCAAGTGGACCACGTTCCGCGCCTTCGCAGAACAGACCGCCGACATGGTCCTCGCGCGGCTCGGCGCCCCGCGGCGCACGGGCACCCTGGAGCTGGCCATCGGCGGCGGTCACGGGCTTTCCAACCGCGCCGAGGACTGGTCGCGGCTGCACGCCGAGGTCGCGGAGCGGCTGGGCGGAGACGGCACGCGCGCCTGGGCGCTGGTCCGGCGCTTCGGCGCGCGGTCGCTTGAGGCCGTGCCCTATTGCCGTGGAAGCGCCGACCCGTTGACCACGCTGCCCGGGATCGGCCGCGGCGAGATCGCGTTCATGGCGGAAACGGAGCAGGTCGAGCACATCGCCGACCTGGCGCTGCGGCGGACGTCGATCGCGCTCGCCGGGCACTTGACAAGCGCGGCGGTGCGGGAACTCGCCGAAGTCGTCGGCGAGCTGCGCGGCTGGGACGCGGCGCGGCGGGACGCCGAGGCCGAGGGCCTGGCCGAGGCGATGCTGCGGCGTCACCGCATCGACATCGCGACCGGTCGGCTGGTATAG
- a CDS encoding D-cysteine desulfhydrase, with translation MNFDQFPRSRFCHLPTPLEPLPRLSAHLGGPSIWVKRDDATGLALGGNKARKLEFLVGAAQAEGADALITAGAPQSNHCRQTAAAAARHGLACHLVLQDKVAYADRDLYMHSGNILLDRLTGARVHMVAGDTDADAQIARVAVELRNAGGRPYAIPIGGSNAVGALGYAAAGRELLDQAQARGVKVDAVFHASGSGGTQGGLLAGIGGEVPVVGICVGDPSAKLGPEVMRIAREAAARLGRGAAIADGLLDLRDGFVGPAYGQPTEGMVEAVGLCARLEGLIIDPVYTGKAMAGLIAAIRAGEFVRGQNVVFVHTGGTPALFVYHAAFGAA, from the coding sequence CTGCCACCTGCCGACCCCGCTGGAGCCGCTGCCGCGGCTCAGCGCCCATCTCGGCGGGCCGTCGATCTGGGTCAAGCGCGACGATGCCACCGGTCTGGCGCTCGGCGGCAACAAGGCGCGCAAGCTGGAGTTCCTGGTCGGCGCGGCGCAGGCGGAAGGGGCCGACGCGCTGATCACCGCCGGCGCGCCGCAGTCGAACCACTGCCGGCAGACCGCGGCCGCGGCCGCCCGCCACGGGCTCGCCTGCCACCTGGTGCTGCAGGACAAGGTCGCCTATGCCGACCGCGACCTCTACATGCACTCCGGCAACATCCTGCTCGACCGGCTGACCGGCGCGCGTGTCCACATGGTCGCCGGCGACACCGATGCCGACGCCCAGATCGCGCGGGTGGCGGTGGAACTGCGCAACGCCGGCGGACGGCCCTACGCCATTCCCATCGGCGGCTCGAACGCGGTCGGCGCGCTGGGCTATGCCGCGGCCGGGCGCGAGCTGCTGGATCAGGCCCAGGCCCGCGGCGTGAAGGTCGACGCGGTGTTCCACGCCTCCGGCAGCGGCGGCACCCAGGGCGGGCTGCTCGCCGGCATCGGCGGAGAGGTGCCGGTCGTCGGAATCTGCGTCGGCGATCCCTCCGCCAAGCTTGGCCCGGAGGTCATGCGGATCGCCCGCGAGGCCGCGGCCCGGCTCGGCCGCGGCGCGGCGATCGCCGACGGCCTGCTCGACCTGCGCGACGGCTTCGTCGGCCCCGCCTACGGCCAGCCGACCGAGGGAATGGTCGAGGCGGTGGGCCTGTGCGCCCGGCTGGAAGGCCTGATCATCGATCCGGTCTACACCGGCAAGGCGATGGCCGGGCTGATCGCCGCGATCAGGGCCGGCGAATTCGTCCGCGGCCAGAACGTCGTCTTCGTCCACACCGGCGGCACGCCGGCGCTGTTCGTCTATCACGCCGCCTTCGGCGCCGCCTGA